In Pelosinus sp. IPA-1, one genomic interval encodes:
- a CDS encoding amino acid ABC transporter ATP-binding protein, translated as MLVIEELHKRFGNLKAIDGLSLSVNIGEILVLMGPSGCGKSTTIRTVNRLIEPDQGTILFHDTNILTLEPDELQKIRKRIGFVFQHFNLLGRLTTLENVMFGLVMSGMDRDTAQGKATEALTKVGMEGHLYHKPTQLSGGQQQRVGIARALAYEPELMMWDEPTASLDPILVREVLVVMEELARYRASTMIVVTHELSFALRVADRIVLMDKGKFVEEGKPSQVFVNPTSDIGQKYKELIEYQMNTSAQSLSGKSKAHQ; from the coding sequence ATGCTTGTCATTGAAGAATTACATAAACGATTTGGTAATTTAAAAGCAATAGATGGTTTAAGCTTGTCAGTTAATATCGGAGAAATTCTTGTCCTGATGGGGCCGTCGGGTTGCGGCAAGTCCACGACGATTCGAACGGTTAATCGTCTAATTGAACCCGATCAAGGCACTATTCTGTTTCATGATACAAATATCCTTACGCTGGAACCTGATGAGCTGCAAAAAATTCGCAAGCGTATAGGATTTGTTTTTCAGCATTTTAATTTGCTTGGTCGATTAACTACTTTGGAAAATGTAATGTTTGGCTTAGTAATGAGTGGAATGGATCGTGATACTGCGCAAGGTAAGGCGACCGAAGCATTAACTAAGGTTGGAATGGAAGGGCATTTATATCATAAACCAACCCAATTGTCTGGCGGTCAACAGCAGCGTGTGGGCATTGCCAGAGCATTGGCTTATGAGCCGGAGTTGATGATGTGGGATGAACCAACAGCATCCCTGGACCCCATCTTGGTGCGAGAGGTATTGGTCGTCATGGAAGAGCTGGCACGGTATCGAGCCAGTACTATGATAGTCGTGACTCATGAACTATCTTTTGCTTTGCGGGTTGCGGATAGAATTGTACTCATGGATAAGGGCAAATTCGTAGAAGAAGGAAAGCCTTCACAGGTATTTGTTAATCCCACTTCGGACATCGGACAGAAATATAAGGAACTAATTGAATATCAGATGAATACGAGTGCCCAGAGTCTTTCAGGTAAAAGTAAAGCGCACCAGTAA
- a CDS encoding pyridoxal phosphate-dependent aminotransferase encodes MLNQTVLALGKKRSTIREIFEFGNQRAKIVGRENVFDFSIGNPNVPAPNSVQQAICDIINTQNPATVHGYTSAQGTEDSRAAIAESLNARFGTDYSAKNLYLTVGAAASISICFKALTASPEDEFIVFAPYFPEYQVFIEHGSGAKCVLIPAQEQDFQINFEEFERKLSPHTKGVVINSPNNPSGVVYSDETVCRLSALLNKKAEEYGHPIYLISDEPYREIIYDGIEVPFIAPKYKNTLVCYSYSKSLSLPGERIGYVLVPNAVDNFEDVYAAVCGAGRVLGYVCAPALFQQVIARCAADTADLSIYEENRKLLFEGLTSMGYNCIKPEGAFYLFPQTLEADDYAFCERAKKYDLLLVPGADFGAPGHMRISYCVQTETVLRALPLFKKLAKEYGL; translated from the coding sequence ATGTTGAATCAAACTGTTCTGGCGCTTGGAAAAAAGCGCTCGACAATTCGTGAAATCTTTGAATTTGGTAACCAGCGTGCAAAGATTGTTGGTCGGGAAAATGTCTTTGATTTTTCGATTGGCAATCCCAATGTACCTGCACCAAATTCAGTGCAGCAGGCAATTTGTGACATAATTAATACCCAGAACCCAGCAACTGTTCATGGCTATACTTCGGCGCAGGGGACCGAAGATAGTCGTGCAGCAATTGCGGAGTCCTTAAATGCACGTTTTGGAACCGATTATTCGGCAAAGAATCTGTATCTCACTGTTGGTGCTGCCGCATCTATTTCAATATGCTTTAAAGCACTAACAGCTTCGCCAGAGGATGAGTTCATTGTTTTTGCCCCCTATTTTCCAGAGTATCAGGTGTTTATCGAGCACGGATCTGGTGCTAAGTGTGTATTAATCCCAGCGCAGGAGCAAGACTTTCAGATTAACTTCGAAGAATTCGAGAGAAAGCTAAGTCCTCATACGAAGGGGGTTGTGATTAATTCACCTAACAATCCATCCGGCGTAGTTTATTCGGATGAGACTGTCTGTCGACTGTCTGCACTTCTCAATAAAAAGGCCGAGGAATATGGTCATCCGATTTATTTAATTTCTGATGAACCTTACCGTGAGATTATTTATGATGGAATAGAAGTTCCGTTTATCGCACCGAAATACAAGAATACTTTGGTTTGTTATTCTTATTCTAAGTCTTTATCTCTTCCCGGTGAACGCATTGGTTATGTTCTGGTGCCTAACGCGGTAGATAATTTTGAAGACGTATATGCTGCTGTGTGCGGTGCAGGACGAGTTCTGGGCTATGTTTGTGCACCAGCGCTATTTCAGCAGGTTATTGCTCGTTGTGCAGCGGATACGGCCGATCTTTCTATTTACGAAGAAAATCGTAAACTTCTATTTGAAGGTTTGACTTCTATGGGTTACAACTGTATAAAACCAGAAGGTGCATTCTATCTGTTCCCGCAAACGCTGGAAGCGGATGATTATGCATTCTGTGAACGCGCCAAAAAGTATGATCTATTGCTCGTGCCAGGTGCGGATTTCGGTGCT